CGGTACAATAGTAAATAAAATATTGGATAACCAAATTTTATCTACAAATACAACACCTGAAAGTGATTTTTTGCATATGTTTTTAGCCGAATGCGAAAATCAAAAAATAGACTTTTTAATCATGGAAGTCTCTTCGCATGCTTTAAGCTTAAATCGTACATATGGTTTAAAATTTGATGCCATAGGATTTACAAATTTAGCACACGAACACTTGGATTTTTATAAAACAATAGAAAATTATTTTAAAGCAAAACAAAAAATATTTAAGCAACTTAAAAAAAACTCTTACGCCGTTATAAACACAGATAATATTTGGGGAAAAAAAGCTTTTGAAAAATTTAAAAACAAACTAAATATAAACAAGTTAAGCTCCAAAAATTTTGATTTAATAAAAAAAATTGTACCAAAGCATATGCCGGGTAAGTTTAATCTTTATAATTTTTATATGTCATACTTGATCTGCAAAAATTTGGGGTTAGACGATAAAAAAATATTAAATGCAATAAAAACTTTCCCGGGAGTGCCGGGAAGATTACAAATGCATGTTTTAAAAAATAAATCCCATGCATTTGTTGATTATGCTCATAACCCATCATCAATGGAAGAGGTTCTAAAAACATTACGACCATTAACTAAAAACTTAATTACAGTTTTTGGGTGTGGCGGAAATAGAGACACAGAAAAACGTCCAATAATGGGCAATATTGCCGTAAAATACTCAGATCATGTAATAATCACAGATGACAATCCTAGATTTGAAGATTCTAAAGAAATAATCAATCAAATATTAACAGGAATCGATAAAAAAGATTTTAAAAAAATTACTGTTTTAGAAAATAGAAGCGAAGCTATAAGTTACGCCGTAA
This genomic window from Candidatus Dependentiae bacterium contains:
- a CDS encoding UDP-N-acetylmuramoyl-L-alanyl-D-glutamate--2,6-diaminopimelate ligase; the protein is GTIVNKILDNQILSTNTTPESDFLHMFLAECENQKIDFLIMEVSSHALSLNRTYGLKFDAIGFTNLAHEHLDFYKTIENYFKAKQKIFKQLKKNSYAVINTDNIWGKKAFEKFKNKLNINKLSSKNFDLIKKIVPKHMPGKFNLYNFYMSYLICKNLGLDDKKILNAIKTFPGVPGRLQMHVLKNKSHAFVDYAHNPSSMEEVLKTLRPLTKNLITVFGCGGNRDTEKRPIMGNIAVKYSDHVIITDDNPRFEDSKEIINQILTGIDKKDFKKITVLENRSEAISYAVKISNKNSIIAILGKGHENYHLVKGEKFHFDDFEEIQKY